From one Cupriavidus basilensis genomic stretch:
- a CDS encoding enoyl-CoA hydratase/isomerase family protein — protein sequence MSAELTYREDVAVLTLNRPKALNALNAEMVGEIAERLDEVAVSKARALLIVGAGGGKAFCAGADVGELQGKNADQQRKTARRGQLVFAKLDRLRIPSVAVITGVAFGGGLELAMACTFRIATPTSRLGLPEIKLGLIPGYGGTQRLPRLVGVGRAVELIASGRAIDAQEAERIGLIHRIVEAEDPVDAGAAYLKSLGEPFPASLGHALEAIRHSQSMRLEDGLQEEAECFSAATQTWDADEGVTAFLGKRKPQFAGH from the coding sequence ATGAGTGCCGAACTGACCTACCGTGAGGATGTCGCGGTACTGACGCTGAACCGTCCGAAGGCATTGAATGCCTTGAACGCCGAAATGGTGGGCGAGATCGCGGAGCGCCTTGACGAGGTTGCTGTGTCGAAGGCTCGGGCGCTGCTCATCGTTGGCGCAGGCGGTGGCAAGGCCTTTTGCGCCGGCGCCGACGTGGGCGAACTGCAGGGCAAGAATGCCGACCAGCAGCGCAAAACCGCACGGCGTGGTCAGTTGGTGTTTGCCAAGCTGGACAGGCTGCGCATCCCCTCGGTCGCCGTTATTACCGGGGTGGCGTTCGGGGGCGGGCTCGAACTGGCGATGGCCTGCACCTTTCGCATCGCGACGCCCACGTCGCGCCTCGGGCTCCCCGAAATCAAGCTGGGCCTGATTCCCGGCTACGGAGGCACGCAGCGTCTGCCCCGCTTGGTTGGCGTTGGGCGAGCCGTCGAGCTGATTGCCAGCGGCCGTGCGATCGATGCCCAGGAAGCTGAACGCATCGGTCTCATCCATCGCATCGTCGAAGCCGAAGACCCGGTCGATGCGGGAGCCGCTTACCTGAAAAGCCTCGGAGAGCCGTTTCCGGCATCGCTGGGCCATGCACTCGAGGCCATCCGGCATTCGCAGTCCATGCGCCTGGAGGATGGGCTGCAGGAGGAGGCAGAGTGCTTCTCGGCGGCGACCCAGACCTGGGATGCCGATGAAGGCGTCACCGCCTTCCTGGGCAAGCGCAAGCCTCAGTTCGCCGGACATTGA
- a CDS encoding DMT family transporter codes for MLVRSMPFVFVVIWATGFVVARYGMPHAPPMKFLAARYALSVGCFGVWALAARATWPQGARGWLHLSVTGMLMHAIYLGGVWSAVKLGMGAGLTALLVGLQPVLTAIWLSRRGGRVTGAQWVGLFLGLLGLLLVVWAKLGFGEVGPASLGGALLALLGITAGTLYQKRFVTPCDVRTASFIQLLAAFAVTTPLALLETEPMQWVDAAGGLNSELAGAMAWSVLGLTLGGSSLLYLLIQRGAATSVTSLFYLVPPTTAVMAWMLFGEPITGLTVAGTVATAIGVGIVVRKQN; via the coding sequence ATGCTGGTGCGCTCGATGCCCTTTGTGTTTGTGGTCATCTGGGCCACGGGCTTTGTGGTTGCCCGATACGGCATGCCGCATGCACCGCCGATGAAATTCCTGGCGGCGCGCTATGCCTTGTCGGTCGGCTGCTTTGGCGTCTGGGCGCTTGCCGCGCGGGCGACCTGGCCGCAGGGCGCGCGGGGTTGGCTGCACCTGAGCGTCACCGGGATGCTGATGCACGCCATCTACCTTGGCGGCGTCTGGAGCGCGGTGAAGCTGGGGATGGGCGCGGGTCTGACTGCACTGCTCGTCGGGTTGCAGCCGGTTCTGACAGCGATCTGGCTCTCCCGCCGAGGCGGCCGAGTGACAGGGGCGCAATGGGTTGGCCTTTTTCTCGGACTGCTGGGCTTGCTGCTGGTGGTGTGGGCGAAGCTGGGCTTCGGAGAGGTCGGCCCTGCCAGCTTGGGTGGTGCGCTGCTGGCCCTGCTGGGCATCACGGCGGGAACGCTTTACCAAAAGCGGTTCGTGACGCCCTGCGATGTCCGCACTGCCAGCTTCATCCAACTGCTGGCGGCGTTTGCGGTCACCACGCCCCTGGCGTTGCTGGAAACGGAGCCGATGCAGTGGGTCGATGCCGCAGGAGGACTGAATTCCGAATTGGCAGGGGCCATGGCCTGGTCGGTGCTGGGGCTGACGTTGGGGGGCAGTTCTCTGCTGTACCTGCTGATCCAGCGTGGCGCCGCAACCTCCGTCACCAGTCTTTTCTACCTCGTGCCTCCGACCACAGCGGTGATGGCGTGGATGCTTTTTGGTGAGCCGATCACGGGCCTGACGGTCGCCGGTACGGTGGCCACTGCAATCGGCGTGGGAATCGTCGTGCGTAAGCAGAACTAA
- a CDS encoding MFS transporter — protein MREINVHELADKAKFNRFHAKVLAWCFLVIILDGYDLAVAGAALPAIMKEMGVQAATAGFMASSALFGMMFGAIFLGALADKIGRRWTISLCVFLFSVFTAAAGLTKDPVTFSIARFIAGLGIGGVMPNITAQMTEYAPKRIRSFLTTVMFSGYAIGGILAAVLGKQFIAQFGWQIVFFAAGAPVLLIPFILKSMPESLSFLVSRRDSGQLRQLVQSIDPAFKVGTNDTFRPPQAAHSESGVTVAQLFQDGRGLSTVMFWVAFFTGLFMIYALSTWLTKLMAMSGYSLGSALSFVIALNVGAVIGSIGGGWLADRFHIKWVVVCMYALGGVFLYMMTLKTSTEVLYFIIAAVGACSTGAQIVVYAYSGQYYPSDIRSTGIGMASGIGRLGAIAAPLLIGLIVSLQLPLEQNFLVIGAAGVLGAAALACINHGRSASELTLKTGTAV, from the coding sequence ATGCGAGAGATCAACGTTCACGAACTAGCCGACAAGGCCAAGTTCAACCGCTTCCACGCCAAGGTGCTGGCCTGGTGCTTTCTGGTCATCATCCTTGACGGCTACGACTTGGCGGTCGCTGGAGCGGCGCTTCCAGCCATCATGAAAGAGATGGGCGTGCAGGCTGCGACCGCCGGATTTATGGCCAGCTCGGCGCTGTTTGGGATGATGTTCGGCGCCATCTTCCTGGGCGCATTGGCCGACAAGATCGGGCGTCGCTGGACGATCTCGCTGTGCGTCTTTCTCTTCAGCGTGTTCACTGCGGCAGCGGGCTTGACCAAGGACCCTGTCACGTTCAGCATTGCGCGCTTCATCGCCGGGCTGGGCATTGGCGGTGTGATGCCGAACATCACCGCACAGATGACGGAGTACGCCCCGAAGCGGATCCGCAGCTTCCTGACGACCGTCATGTTCTCCGGCTACGCCATCGGCGGAATCCTGGCCGCAGTGCTGGGCAAGCAGTTCATCGCGCAGTTCGGCTGGCAGATTGTCTTTTTCGCTGCCGGCGCTCCGGTGCTGTTGATTCCCTTCATCCTGAAGTCGATGCCGGAATCGCTGTCGTTTCTGGTGTCCCGGCGCGACAGCGGGCAGCTGCGTCAGCTTGTCCAGTCCATCGACCCGGCGTTCAAGGTCGGCACGAACGACACGTTCCGCCCGCCTCAGGCGGCTCATTCGGAATCGGGCGTGACGGTGGCGCAGCTGTTTCAGGATGGCCGGGGGCTGAGCACGGTGATGTTCTGGGTGGCCTTCTTCACCGGCTTGTTCATGATCTACGCGCTCAGTACCTGGCTGACGAAGCTGATGGCCATGTCGGGCTACAGCCTGGGTTCCGCGTTGAGTTTCGTCATCGCACTCAATGTGGGGGCGGTGATTGGCTCGATCGGCGGCGGCTGGCTCGCGGACCGGTTCCACATCAAGTGGGTGGTCGTCTGCATGTACGCGCTTGGGGGCGTTTTCCTGTACATGATGACGCTCAAGACCTCGACCGAGGTGCTCTATTTCATCATCGCTGCCGTCGGTGCCTGCTCCACGGGCGCGCAAATCGTCGTCTATGCCTACAGCGGCCAGTACTACCCGTCGGACATCCGCTCGACCGGGATCGGCATGGCGTCGGGCATCGGGCGCCTTGGCGCGATCGCGGCTCCCTTGCTGATCGGGCTGATCGTGTCGCTGCAACTTCCGCTTGAGCAGAACTTCCTGGTCATTGGTGCCGCAGGCGTCCTGGGAGCCGCTGCGCTCGCATGCATCAACCATGGCCGATCGGCGTCAGAACTGACCCTCAAAACGGGTACCGCCGTGTGA
- a CDS encoding NADPH-dependent 2,4-dienoyl-CoA reductase, with protein sequence MPAYPHLLSPLRVAGVDLPNRMVMGAMHTRLETLDRPHERLAAFYAARAAGEIGLILTGGYSPVPEGVMDEGGLVLDKPEQLDEHRVITSAVNEAGGHIVLQILHAGRYAKVPTCVAPSAGKARINVHPPRPLTTAEVWTTVESFAHTSALAEQAGYAGIEIMGSEGYLINEFTAALTNQRDDEFGGDFERRIRFPLEIVKAVRARVSPQFMVIYRISSIDLMDGGMTGEEVAEFARRVEAAGADMINTGIGWHESSVPTMAAPVPRAAWIDAIRNVKRAVGIPVMASNRINAPDVAEEIIASGAADLVSMARPLLADPEFARKTREDRADEINTCIACNQACLDRIFTDRVATCLVNPRAGREIEFDNSKTATPKHFAVVGGGPAGMAFAINAAQRGHRVTLFEAGDQLGGQLNMARKVPGKNEFNEMLRYFRVTLERLQVAVHLQTRVEAGDLAGRVRSGEFDEVVIATGVVPREPDIRGLDHSKVVSYLDVLANGAPVGNKVAIIGAGGIGFDVAEYLVGNAEESLKPQVFMDAWGVDTGIRSAGGLKAPAQHATERVIHMFQRKPESLGKNLGKSTGWILKAKLRKADVAMTAGASYRAVDDQGLHYSVNGEARVLDADTVILCAGQLSNRALFDGLAKRGVKAHVIGGADVAAELDALRAIDQATRLAVSF encoded by the coding sequence ATGCCCGCTTATCCACACCTCCTCAGCCCCCTGCGCGTCGCTGGGGTAGATCTGCCGAACCGCATGGTGATGGGCGCGATGCATACGCGCCTGGAAACGCTGGATCGTCCCCACGAAAGACTGGCTGCCTTCTACGCAGCCCGCGCCGCGGGTGAGATCGGCCTCATCCTCACCGGTGGCTACTCTCCCGTGCCCGAAGGGGTGATGGACGAAGGCGGTTTGGTGCTGGACAAGCCCGAGCAGCTGGACGAGCACCGCGTCATCACATCGGCGGTGAACGAGGCCGGTGGCCACATCGTCCTGCAGATTCTTCACGCGGGCCGCTATGCCAAGGTGCCCACCTGCGTCGCACCTTCGGCCGGCAAGGCGCGGATCAACGTTCATCCACCGCGTCCGCTGACGACCGCGGAGGTCTGGACAACCGTCGAGAGCTTTGCTCACACATCGGCGCTGGCGGAGCAGGCCGGATATGCAGGCATCGAGATCATGGGTTCCGAGGGCTACCTGATCAATGAGTTCACGGCAGCGTTGACCAACCAGCGCGACGACGAGTTCGGCGGGGACTTCGAGCGTCGGATCCGCTTCCCGCTCGAAATCGTCAAGGCCGTGCGGGCGCGGGTCTCCCCGCAGTTCATGGTCATCTATCGCATCTCGTCCATCGACCTGATGGACGGGGGCATGACCGGCGAGGAAGTTGCCGAATTTGCCCGCCGTGTCGAGGCTGCGGGCGCGGACATGATCAACACCGGCATTGGCTGGCATGAGTCGTCCGTGCCGACGATGGCGGCCCCGGTGCCGCGTGCTGCCTGGATCGACGCGATCCGCAACGTCAAGCGCGCGGTTGGCATTCCGGTCATGGCGTCCAACCGCATCAACGCGCCCGATGTGGCCGAGGAGATCATTGCCTCCGGCGCGGCGGATCTGGTTTCGATGGCCCGCCCGTTGCTGGCCGACCCTGAGTTCGCCCGCAAGACGCGCGAAGACCGTGCCGACGAAATCAACACCTGCATTGCCTGCAACCAGGCCTGTCTGGATCGCATCTTCACTGACCGCGTGGCGACTTGCCTGGTCAACCCCAGAGCGGGGCGCGAGATCGAGTTCGACAACAGCAAGACCGCCACTCCCAAGCATTTCGCCGTTGTCGGCGGTGGGCCCGCGGGCATGGCGTTCGCGATCAACGCCGCCCAGCGCGGACATCGGGTCACGCTGTTCGAGGCGGGCGACCAGTTGGGCGGCCAACTGAACATGGCCCGCAAGGTGCCCGGCAAGAACGAGTTCAACGAGATGTTGCGGTACTTCCGGGTCACGCTGGAACGCTTGCAGGTGGCCGTGCATCTGCAAACGCGTGTCGAGGCCGGAGATCTGGCCGGGCGTGTGCGCTCGGGAGAGTTCGACGAGGTGGTGATTGCGACCGGCGTGGTGCCGAGGGAGCCCGATATCCGCGGGCTCGATCACTCGAAGGTGGTCAGCTACCTGGATGTGCTGGCCAACGGCGCGCCGGTGGGCAACAAGGTAGCCATCATCGGCGCGGGCGGCATTGGCTTTGACGTGGCCGAGTACCTGGTCGGCAATGCCGAGGAGTCGCTCAAGCCACAGGTGTTCATGGATGCCTGGGGGGTGGATACGGGTATCCGCAGCGCGGGAGGCCTCAAGGCGCCTGCGCAGCACGCGACTGAGCGCGTCATCCACATGTTCCAGCGCAAGCCCGAATCACTGGGCAAGAACCTGGGCAAGTCCACGGGCTGGATTCTCAAGGCCAAGCTGCGCAAGGCCGATGTGGCCATGACTGCCGGTGCGAGCTACCGGGCGGTCGACGATCAGGGCCTGCACTACAGCGTGAATGGCGAGGCTCGCGTCTTGGACGCGGACACCGTCATTCTCTGCGCGGGACAGCTGTCGAACCGGGCGCTGTTCGATGGCTTGGCCAAGCGGGGTGTCAAGGCCCACGTGATCGGCGGAGCGGATGTCGCGGCTGAGTTGGACGCATTGCGCGCCATCGACCAGGCAACGCGCTTGGCGGTTTCGTTCTGA
- the badI gene encoding 2-ketocyclohexanecarboxyl-CoA hydrolase has translation MSDYTDILYEEKGGVARITINRPEKYNAFRGKTCDELIDALHRAGWNKAVGVIVLTGVGDKAFCTGGDQSAHDGGYDGRGLVGLPVEELQGLIREVPKPVIARVNGYAIGGGNVLVTCCDLAIASETAQFGQVGPKVGSVDPGFGTAFLARVVGEKKAREIWYLCRRYKAQDALAMGLVNAVVPADQLDAEVQKWCDEILALSPTAIAIAKRSFNADSDSIRGIGGLGMQALALYYGTEESHEGVKAFMEKRKPRFRPQPDEGSQA, from the coding sequence ATGAGCGACTACACCGACATTCTCTACGAAGAAAAGGGCGGCGTTGCCCGCATCACGATCAACCGCCCCGAGAAGTACAACGCCTTCCGTGGCAAGACCTGCGATGAGCTGATCGACGCGCTGCACCGCGCCGGCTGGAACAAGGCTGTTGGCGTCATCGTGCTGACCGGCGTGGGCGACAAGGCGTTCTGCACCGGCGGCGACCAGTCCGCGCATGACGGTGGTTACGACGGCCGTGGTCTGGTCGGCCTGCCGGTCGAGGAGCTGCAGGGCTTGATCCGCGAGGTGCCAAAGCCCGTGATCGCCCGCGTCAACGGCTATGCGATCGGCGGCGGCAACGTGCTGGTGACCTGCTGTGATCTGGCGATTGCTTCCGAGACGGCGCAGTTCGGCCAGGTCGGCCCCAAGGTCGGCTCGGTGGATCCCGGCTTCGGCACGGCGTTCCTGGCCCGCGTGGTCGGTGAGAAGAAGGCCCGTGAGATCTGGTACCTGTGCCGTCGCTACAAGGCGCAGGATGCGCTGGCCATGGGCCTGGTCAATGCCGTGGTGCCCGCCGACCAGCTCGATGCCGAAGTGCAGAAGTGGTGCGATGAAATCCTGGCGCTGAGCCCCACGGCTATCGCCATCGCCAAGCGCTCCTTCAATGCCGACTCGGATTCGATCCGCGGTATCGGCGGCCTGGGCATGCAGGCGCTGGCGCTGTACTACGGCACCGAGGAGTCGCACGAGGGCGTCAAGGCCTTCATGGAAAAGCGCAAGCCCCGCTTCCGTCCCCAGCCTGACGAAGGCAGCCAGGCATGA
- a CDS encoding AMP-binding protein, producing MTNKFKQDLDKNPGNYRPLTPLGFLDRAADVYPDRIAVIHGERRYTWAAYAERCRSLARALIGAGIERGDTVAILAANIPEMLEAQFGVPMAGAVVNSINIRLDAAAIAFILQHSETRLLLVDQQFADVARAAVKLSGMQMDVVDIRGSDVPDAEPVGVIDYESFLANAPADAQLRYPEDEWDAVALNYTSGTTGNPKGVVYHHRAAYLNALGTAIYARLNIGTPVYLWTLPLFHCNGWCYAWAMAAVGGTNVCLRKVVAEDIYEAIGRHGVTHFCGAPAVLSSLVAGKPQNWSNPSSPILVACAGASPPVSVIAQTEALGFEVLHVYGMTEQHGVNTVCVTQDSWAAMAPEERSRHMGRQGVRTAVAGDMIVANPHTLQPVSRDGKTIGEVLFRGNLGMKGYLKNPEATREAFQGGWMHSGDLAVVHEDGYIEIKDRSKDIIISGGENVSSIEVEEVLFTHPAVFQVAVVAVPDAKWGEVPCAVLELHPQYVGTLTQEEVIQFCRSRLPGFKTPKHVIFEPIVRTATGKLQKFKLRDHVAQVIANRNY from the coding sequence ATGACGAACAAGTTCAAGCAAGACCTCGATAAGAATCCCGGCAACTACCGGCCGCTGACCCCGCTGGGGTTTCTCGACCGTGCGGCGGATGTCTATCCAGACCGCATCGCCGTCATCCACGGCGAGCGGCGCTATACCTGGGCCGCGTATGCCGAGCGCTGCCGCAGCCTGGCGCGTGCCCTGATCGGTGCGGGCATTGAGCGCGGCGACACGGTCGCCATCCTCGCGGCCAATATCCCGGAGATGCTGGAGGCGCAATTTGGCGTGCCGATGGCGGGCGCGGTCGTCAACTCCATCAATATCCGCCTGGATGCGGCAGCGATCGCCTTCATCCTGCAGCACTCGGAGACCCGTTTGCTGTTGGTGGATCAGCAGTTTGCAGATGTGGCGCGTGCGGCGGTGAAGCTTTCCGGCATGCAGATGGATGTCGTGGACATCCGTGGCAGCGACGTCCCCGATGCCGAGCCGGTCGGCGTGATCGACTACGAGAGCTTCTTGGCTAATGCGCCGGCTGATGCGCAGCTGCGGTACCCCGAGGACGAGTGGGATGCCGTCGCGTTGAACTACACCTCGGGAACCACGGGCAATCCGAAGGGGGTGGTCTACCACCACCGCGCGGCCTATCTCAATGCCCTGGGCACCGCCATCTATGCGCGGCTGAACATCGGAACGCCGGTCTATCTGTGGACCTTGCCCTTGTTCCATTGCAACGGCTGGTGCTATGCCTGGGCCATGGCAGCCGTGGGCGGCACGAACGTGTGCTTGCGCAAGGTTGTCGCCGAAGACATCTACGAAGCCATCGGCCGACATGGCGTGACGCATTTCTGTGGTGCGCCGGCGGTGCTGAGTTCGCTGGTGGCTGGCAAGCCGCAGAACTGGAGCAATCCAAGCTCACCCATTCTGGTTGCTTGCGCCGGTGCCTCGCCGCCGGTGTCAGTGATCGCGCAAACCGAGGCGCTGGGTTTCGAGGTGCTGCATGTATATGGCATGACCGAACAGCACGGCGTCAACACGGTGTGCGTGACCCAGGATTCCTGGGCCGCCATGGCGCCGGAGGAGAGGTCGCGCCACATGGGCCGCCAGGGCGTGCGCACGGCCGTGGCGGGAGACATGATCGTGGCCAATCCCCATACCCTCCAGCCGGTGTCGCGGGACGGCAAGACGATTGGCGAGGTGTTGTTCCGCGGGAACCTGGGCATGAAGGGCTACCTCAAGAATCCCGAGGCCACACGCGAGGCCTTCCAGGGCGGCTGGATGCACAGCGGTGACCTGGCCGTGGTGCACGAGGACGGCTACATCGAGATCAAGGACCGCTCCAAGGACATCATCATCTCCGGTGGCGAGAACGTCTCGTCCATCGAGGTCGAAGAAGTGCTGTTCACGCATCCGGCGGTGTTCCAGGTCGCAGTGGTCGCTGTGCCTGATGCGAAGTGGGGTGAAGTGCCCTGTGCTGTGCTGGAACTGCATCCGCAGTACGTAGGCACGCTGACGCAGGAGGAGGTCATCCAGTTCTGCCGCTCCAGGCTTCCGGGCTTCAAGACACCCAAGCACGTGATCTTCGAGCCGATCGTGCGCACCGCGACCGGCAAGCTCCAGAAATTCAAGCTGCGCGACCATGTCGCTCAGGTCATCGCCAACCGCAACTACTGA
- a CDS encoding glucose 1-dehydrogenase, with protein sequence MRGLKDKVAIITGAAGGIGRSLVQRFLEEGARVAALDLNQAGLDELKGQFQQYAGQLATVQLDITDHDAVAKAVQRIHADLKQIDILVNNAGWDVAMQFVETTPDLWDKLIAINLKGPLSLQHAVVPLMVEAGGGKIVNIASDAGRVGSSGESVYAACKGGIIAFSKTLARETARNNVRVNVVCPGPTDTALLQSFTGGGEFGQKIYDGLKRAIPLKRLGQPEDIPGAVAFLSSDDANFITGQVMSVSGGLTMHG encoded by the coding sequence ATGCGTGGACTCAAAGACAAAGTCGCCATCATCACTGGCGCAGCCGGCGGCATCGGGCGCAGCCTGGTGCAACGCTTCCTGGAAGAGGGCGCGCGCGTTGCCGCCCTGGATCTGAACCAGGCCGGCCTCGATGAACTCAAGGGCCAGTTCCAGCAGTACGCGGGTCAACTGGCCACGGTTCAGCTGGACATCACGGATCACGATGCGGTTGCCAAGGCCGTGCAGAGGATCCATGCCGACCTCAAGCAGATCGACATCCTGGTCAACAACGCTGGCTGGGACGTGGCCATGCAGTTCGTCGAGACCACTCCCGATCTGTGGGACAAGCTGATCGCGATCAACCTCAAGGGGCCGCTGAGCCTGCAGCACGCCGTGGTTCCTCTCATGGTGGAGGCTGGTGGCGGCAAGATCGTCAACATCGCCTCCGATGCGGGCCGCGTCGGCTCGTCGGGAGAATCGGTCTACGCTGCTTGCAAGGGCGGCATCATCGCCTTCAGCAAGACGCTGGCACGCGAGACCGCGCGCAACAACGTGCGCGTCAACGTGGTGTGTCCCGGTCCGACCGACACCGCGCTGCTGCAGTCCTTCACGGGTGGCGGTGAGTTCGGCCAGAAGATCTACGACGGCCTGAAGCGTGCCATCCCCCTCAAACGCCTCGGCCAGCCCGAGGACATTCCCGGCGCCGTGGCGTTCCTCTCGAGTGACGATGCCAACTTCATCACCGGCCAGGTCATGTCGGTGTCCGGTGGCCTGACCATGCACGGCTAA
- a CDS encoding enoyl-CoA hydratase-related protein, translating into MTFKNILFTVESGVARIVLNRPEKLNSLDAATMVEIHEAMSRIEADRQLRVLVLGGAGRAFCAGQDLADPAMQAVDGKLPDIGNLVERYFKPLVMRLQNLHVPTVAAVQGLAAGGGASIALACDLVVAAQSAYFLQAFSRIGLTPDTGSTWFLTRSVGTVRALGLAMLAEKLPATKAAEWGLIWQVVDDSEFASAIDALAARIARMPTKALVRTRQLMHAATGHTLEQQLFMEASFIREMGWSADYREGLQAFTEKRAPNFTGE; encoded by the coding sequence ATGACATTCAAGAACATTCTGTTCACGGTCGAAAGCGGTGTGGCTCGCATCGTCCTGAACCGGCCGGAAAAACTCAACAGCCTCGACGCGGCGACCATGGTTGAGATCCATGAGGCCATGTCCCGCATTGAAGCCGATCGCCAGTTGCGGGTTCTGGTGCTCGGCGGGGCGGGGCGCGCCTTCTGCGCGGGACAGGATCTCGCCGATCCCGCCATGCAGGCCGTCGATGGCAAGTTGCCGGACATCGGCAATCTCGTGGAGCGGTATTTCAAGCCGCTGGTGATGCGCTTGCAGAACCTGCATGTCCCCACGGTCGCGGCGGTTCAAGGGTTGGCTGCCGGAGGCGGTGCCTCCATTGCCCTGGCCTGCGATCTGGTGGTCGCAGCGCAATCCGCGTATTTCCTGCAGGCCTTCTCCAGGATCGGGCTGACGCCGGATACCGGGAGTACGTGGTTCCTCACGCGATCCGTTGGCACTGTGCGTGCGCTCGGTCTGGCAATGCTCGCCGAGAAGCTGCCGGCCACCAAGGCGGCCGAATGGGGACTCATCTGGCAGGTGGTCGACGACTCGGAATTCGCAAGCGCCATCGACGCTCTGGCAGCACGGATCGCCCGGATGCCGACGAAGGCGCTGGTACGCACTCGGCAACTGATGCATGCGGCCACCGGCCATACCTTGGAGCAGCAACTGTTCATGGAGGCCAGCTTCATTCGCGAAATGGGATGGAGTGCCGACTATCGCGAAGGCTTGCAGGCATTTACAGAAAAGCGGGCTCCGAACTTCACCGGCGAGTGA
- a CDS encoding NADPH:quinone oxidoreductase family protein, translating into MKAVVIRQFSEDPRIHRVEEVTDPVVGPDDVLISVKAASINFPDLLVMSGKYQVLPEPPFIPGKDAAGIVEAVGANVSSLKSGDHVVAQVENGCFASRLSVPQASAHKIPTEMPFVDAAAMGLVYQTAFFALTDRGGFRKGETVLISGAAGGVGLAAVQIAKGLGAKVLAGVTSEAQAEAVRQSGADEVIDLSVPNLPESVRAQVHRATDGKGADVFLDPVGGDVFDACIRQLARRGRAVIIGFAAGKIPVIKGSYLLLKNISVAGMQWTDYPMHSPELVAEAQAKLNQLYQQGFVRPRVMQTFPLESFADAAARLASRGVIGKLVLTIR; encoded by the coding sequence ATGAAAGCCGTAGTCATCCGTCAATTCAGCGAAGACCCTCGCATCCATCGCGTCGAAGAGGTGACCGACCCAGTTGTCGGCCCCGACGACGTCCTGATCAGCGTCAAGGCCGCGTCGATCAACTTCCCCGATCTCCTGGTGATGAGCGGGAAATACCAAGTCCTGCCTGAGCCGCCCTTCATCCCTGGGAAGGATGCGGCGGGGATCGTGGAGGCGGTCGGTGCGAACGTGAGCTCACTCAAGAGCGGGGACCACGTCGTGGCGCAGGTGGAAAACGGCTGCTTTGCAAGTCGTCTGTCCGTTCCGCAGGCGAGCGCGCACAAGATTCCGACCGAAATGCCCTTCGTCGATGCGGCTGCGATGGGCCTCGTGTACCAGACGGCGTTCTTTGCGCTCACTGATCGCGGCGGCTTCCGCAAAGGCGAGACCGTACTGATCAGTGGCGCCGCCGGAGGCGTCGGCCTGGCCGCCGTGCAGATCGCCAAGGGGCTTGGTGCCAAAGTCCTCGCAGGCGTGACTTCGGAAGCCCAGGCGGAAGCGGTGCGCCAATCCGGAGCCGACGAGGTGATCGACCTGTCCGTCCCCAACCTTCCCGAGTCCGTTCGCGCACAAGTGCATCGCGCTACAGACGGCAAAGGTGCCGACGTATTTCTGGACCCCGTGGGTGGCGACGTGTTCGATGCGTGCATTCGACAGCTCGCTCGGCGCGGCCGGGCCGTGATCATCGGATTTGCCGCCGGCAAGATTCCGGTGATCAAGGGCTCCTACCTGCTGCTCAAGAACATCTCCGTCGCCGGCATGCAGTGGACGGACTATCCGATGCACTCGCCCGAGCTCGTCGCAGAGGCCCAGGCGAAGCTCAACCAACTCTACCAGCAGGGGTTCGTGCGCCCGCGCGTCATGCAAACGTTCCCTCTCGAATCCTTCGCTGACGCAGCGGCCCGGCTCGCGTCAAGAGGGGTGATCGGGAAGCTCGTCCTCACCATCCGATAG